CACAATCGCAATGGGAATCTCTAAAAACTCAGCCGCCGCTTTCGACGCTTGTTCAAAAGCCGGACACGGTTGCCCTTCTAAATAGCCATTATCTTCTAGCGGCTGACCAAGACGGTAGTTTTGCAGTGCTAGCGCACTTAAACAATCCTCTCTACTCACTTTTTTCTTTTCCTCTGCCAACAAGCGATGGATTAAGTTGCGCTTTATAAGTATTACAAACGCTGGATCGGGAAAATGATCTTGTCGCGCCATCCTCTCACCATTTCCCGCGCCGGTGTACCCAGCGAGGCTCAAGAGCAACCACCGGCCGGTATGGCCATTGTTACTGCTCACCGGCGATATTTTTTTTCCAAATTTACCCCCCACAACAGATGTAGGCTAAGCGCTTATCACTTTATGGGGAAGTTGACTTACATTCATCTTTCCCTAAGTAGCAACTCTTTTAACAATCGCTCCAGGGATTTCTCGTTTGGGCGCTTACAAATATTTCTTCAACGCAACAAAATCTCTTTGCTTTCCCCTGACCTTTCCTCTCAATCTCGCTCTAGCGCTTAAGCCTCAATTTTAAATGCTCACTGGCTGGTTATTTCATAGCCATAACAACTTACAAAACCCGCCAATGGTTGGGTATGGCTAAATTTTAAATTTTACCCATCACCCATTACCAAGTTCTTAAAGAGACGACTGCCAACAAGGGTGATTTAACAATTTTTCCATCGTTCTCACCCCCCGCAGTTGGTTCGACAGCGGTAAATGCCCTCTCGGTGCGCTCAGGTTCCAGGTAAACTGTTGCGGGTAGCGCGTCCAGTTGTTGCCGTTTTTCCAACCAATTTTAGGCCAGAATTTATCCCAGTTTTTACTTAAAGATAGCCACATTTCCCTCTGGACTCTATAGCCAAATTTTCCTTCCGAATAAACAAACCACAGTTTGTCAATGGTTTGTAAATCGCCCCCCGGAATGTTATCTATTTCGGTGAAATACAGCCATTTTCGGGTAACGGCTCCTTCCCCTGCTAATTGGCACAGCAATTGTATCGTTAGCCGGTCGGCTGCTTCAAACTCACAGCGAGCAAGCAACTCAAACAAAGGTTTGTAATCGATATCTCGCTCAGAAAACAGAGGAATGACACCACAAGGAAAGTGGCTTGTTAAAAATTCAGTGACTTTCGGTTGTTTTGACTGCAAAAGCATTTGATAAGCTTTGCCGGCGGCTGGTGTTACCGATTGTTGGGAAAGCTCACTTAAAAATTGCATCAAAATCTCCACAGCCGCCTCGCTAGGGTTGGCGAACTGTTGGAGAAGTTGGATCTGAGTTTTTTCGGGAGCCGTCCTTAACTGGGAGCTAAGGCCGGTCAGATCGTCATAGGTTTGTGGTGCGGGAGATGCAGTATTTTCTCTCATGTAAAGCTCTCTGCGATTCGCAGTTCAGCTATTAACCTTTACTATTGGAGCTTTGACTAATTGTACAATCAACCTCGCTCCACTCTATACTTTCCTATATAGCCTTGACAAAAAGCCTGCATTATGATTTTTTATCAAGCCGACTCAATGACATTCCTGTCAACAGCGGACTGTCAAGCCGGTTGAGCAAATTCTTACCAAAGGTAAAGGTGGCGACTCTTGGCATATCTGGAGAAACCTCGGTTTCTAGCCGGACAATTTTAAAGCATCGAAAACTGAAAAAAGCGTTTTTTTGTTAAATTTTTTCACCTAGCCAGCAATGATTTTTGTGGTGCTGCTCATCAACCAAGTGAGCGCAGAAACCCTGATTGCGATCTAGATCACCAACCACCAAGATAACAATCACAGCTTTTAGCAGTTTAATATCACTTCTACTGTCCTCTCTAAGAGGCACTATCAATTTAGAGGAATAATTCTCGGAGAATAGCCGCTACCAAGACAGCCAAGGAGAGAAACCCATGTTAGAAAAAGTCATTTTGGCAACTACCCTCACATTTTTGCTCAATTTGTTTTTAGCATTGAGTGTACCTTCCTCGGTATCAAAAACTAATTTAAGGTTGAACTGGCTCCCAGAACAAACACCACACAAACCTGCTCAGCTTGCGGATAATCCCAAAGCTTCCCAAATATTTTAAACCCTGTAAAATAGTTTTTGTAAAAAAGACATCTCCGCAAACTCTCAAAGCTGCTCTCTGACTAGCTTTTTTTCTTTAAGTAAAGGCACAGATGATTAACTAGCCTACACCATAAAATAAGGGTTTGAGTTTATTGCTATTGCTAACTCAGCTAAAAAAATCGAGGAATTTGCCTGATTTTTATGAGGAGATAACAGAAGCTTTCACGACTGGTAAAATAAGGGATTTAATTCGGAGTCTCACTAATCCACAAATTGTCATAATGACTAGTTTATACTCCTTAGGAATTAACCTAAATCTTTCTTGAACAACTCGAAATATTTTGAGCAAACGAATTTGGTGTTCAACACATATTCGGTGGCTGGAAAAAATTTTATTCTCTTGTTTCTGCTCTTTGGTTAACTTTCCCTTTCTTGGTCTTTTAATTGGAGTCTCAATTAAATCTTCCCCCTTCTAAGCTAAATCTCCTTTAAACTTTTGTTCGGGAGCACAGCTGTCGCGGTTTTCTCGAAATAAAGTTATATCACTTTTTGATCCAGGCTCATCTGTTATAACATCCAAAATCTCTTTGCCGTTTGGTAAGACAATAATTTGAGTTTTAAATGTATGATTACTTTTCTTGCTTGAATAATACTTTCCCTGTTCGGTCTGAGTTCCAGGTCTTTCCCTGACTTGTTCATAGCTATCAACAATTAATTCATAAGCTGTGAGTATTTCTTTAACCATCTAATAGTCGGAATCTTTTTATTTACTTGTTCAAGTAAACTACATGGTAGTAATTCTACTCTTTTGTGGTAGCCAGTAATTAAATGTATCATTGGCTGTTGTTTCAGTAGAGACGAACTGCTGCGAACGTCTCTACTAACTGGATACCAAGAAGTTGAAATGTGGTCATTTGTCTTAAATACACTAAAGTCAAAATTATTTGTTCTTCTGTAGATAACTTGGGTTTACGGCCACCTCCAGCCGAGATAATTCTTATTTTCTTTGATTCGGCGAGAATTTGTTTTTTTTGATGTAACTTTTCGGCATTTTGAATTAATGATTGTAGCTCAGGATACCCGACACCAATTAATCGTTGTGTTTCTTGAGGGTTCTTGTTTATATGCTCTAGTATAGAACTCCTAAGTTTGGTGGAAAAAACTGTTATTATATTCTTTATATCAGAAAATGATACTATAGCAGTCCTAAATAGGTCATAACCAGAAATGTTGAATGTTGTTACAAAACTTTACACAAATGATTATAATACGCTTATCAAGGGTTAAAATGTCAACATCGCATAATATCTTCCATCCAATGGACATAACTAATTTTTTGGCACATACAAGCCTGTAAATAGCGAAACTTATCTAACATTTTATTACCCCATTCTTGGGGAGTCGATACAAGTTGTAAAATCAGATAGGCTATGAGACTGGCATAAATTTGTATGCCAATCCCATTGACATTTTTACTGATTAGTCTATCCAATTTTAGGTGCATTTTTAAAAATTTCCATAACAATTCAACTCCCCAACGTAAGCGATAAATATCTCTAATTTCATCATCGGTGACTGCCGCCTCCCCATCTCTAGGTAAATTAGTAACTAAGCGAAATTCCGTTTTAGTTTCTACATCGCAAAAATTCACAACTCTATTAGCTTCGGAAGATGAGCCAATTTTTATTAATCCCCTTTCTTCGTCAATTTCGAGTTTCCAATTATTTTTAATTCGCAAGACAAAATATTTGTCTTTTTGGACTGCGAATTCTATTAAATCTAGTCCGGCAAATCCCTATCCATTACACCAACTCCATTTGGAGGCAATTCAGATATCATTTTTGAGCCAAATTTATAATCATGTGTATCTCCAAAATTTACCAAGCTCTCTTCTAAACTTCCCTTAGACAAATTTAGAGAACTAAAAAGTTTTACTTGATGATATCCTAGAACCCATAGTAATTTACTCGTTAAGGTAATCACGGTTGAATCAATTGGACATATAGCGTATTTATCCCGGAATTTAGTAGGAACTTTTTTCTGGACTAACCGATTCAGTTGAGCATAAATTTTCTTAAATATTTCATGGCTTCTGTGAGTGTTGGCCTTGGAAAATGTTGAAATTCTTACGTCAATCCCTGTATTATTTAACCTTTTAAATAAGTCCCTCATACTCGCGCGAGCTATTATCGAGGGCATAAGCCAACCAACACTCAACATACAGGCGGCTGTTCAAAACCGGATAATCATTTTTAGGCAAAATTTTGAGGATGTCTTTGACAATCTGCGGAAATGAATTTACAATCATTATTAATCATTTATTTTAATTGTTCGCCCAAAGTTTACCATATTTTGGGCGTTTTTTTTAACCTCGTTCTTAACATTCAACACTTCTGGGTCATAACAGGTATAGTATTAATTGGTGTCTAAATTAAAAAATGAACATGGAAATTATTTCTGAGTTAAATGATTTTATTAATCACACGAAAGAAGCTAGAGAAATAAAAAGAGCTTTAGCTGTCAAAATGATTTTAAAAGGAAAATCCTACCATGAAATCAAAGAATTATTACAAGTTTCTCATAGTTTTATTAGTTTGTGGAAAAATCAAGCTCTGTTTTTCGGAGTAGAGAAGACATCTCCAAAAACAATTAAAGCCTTTGTGTAACTAGGTTGTATGACGTAAATGCAATCATCCTAAATTAGCGGCTCTGTACGCTATAATAAGGCTTTGAGATATTTATTGTTGATAATTAAGCCAAAATATCTAGTTATGTGCGTTGATTTTAAACTGATAATGTAGCAGATATTTATCATGGTAATATTAGCGCTCTAATTCGCCACCTTACTATTCCACAAATCGTCAACACTACTTGCTCATATTTTTGGGGATTCAACCTAAATCTTTCTTGGACAAGTCGAAATATTTTGAGCGAACGAATTCGATGTTCAACAAAGATTCTTTTAGCCGAAAATGCTTTGTTTTGTTCTTTTTCTTCAGTTGTTAATTCTTGATTTCTGAGTTTTTTAATGGGAGTTGTAATTAAAGCTTCTCCAACGTAAGCTTTATCTCCCTTAAATCTTTGTTGAGGGTCAAACTGTGAGCGTTCTTCTCGGAATAAAGTTATATCGCTTTTAGGTCCAGGTTCCCCGGCCACAACATCAACGATATCTCTACCATTTGGCATAATAATTATTTGAATGCATGAAGGTATGATTACTCTTCTTGCCTGAAAAGTATTTTTTTTGTTCATCCTTATCTCCAGGTCTCTCTCTGACTTGTTCGTAGGTAGCTACTATTAATTCATATTCTGTGAGTATTTCCTTAACTATTTCATAGTCAGCAGCGTTTTTTTTTACTTGTTCTAGTAAGCTACATGGTAGCAATTCTCGCAATTGAGGCAACCAATAGTTAAATGTATTATTAGCTGTAGACTCACTTACTCCAAACTGGATTCCCAGAAGTTGAAATGTTGTCATATGCCTCAGATAGACCAATGTTAAAATTATTTGTTCGCCCAACGAGAGTTTTGGTTTTCTACCGCCTCCACCAGCAATAATTCTAACTTTTTTTGATTCGAGTGAAGCTTGTTTTTTATGATGTAATCGTTCCGCGTTTTGGATTAATTGTTGTAACTGTTCATAATCCAAACCAATTAATCGCTGTGTTTCTTGAGGATGCTCTTCAATATGATTTAGTATGTCGCTCATGTTTCTGTGTCAAAAAAGCTTTATGATGTGATATTACCACGAACTGTTACTATTTTGGAGATGTCTAGAGTTTAAAATTACAGTATAAAGGAACTAAAGGTAAATTAAACCCGAAGAAAAAAGCCAAGTTATTTGCTGGTTAAGAGAACAAGAACATCCAAGATTATCAGATTTAAAAAAATATTTAGAACAAGAGTATAAAGTTATCTATAAATCGAATCAAAGTTATTATGCTTTGATGGCAGAAGCAAAAATCAGTTGGAAAAAAAACTCAAAAAAAGAATCCGGCAAAAAACGAAGAACTCGTGGAAGCTAAAAAAAAAGAAATCACTGAAAAATTAGAGAGATGGAAAGAAGAAATAGAAAGTGGAGAACTTGTGGTGTTTATGGTTGATGAATGCCATTTACTTTGGGGAGACATTTTAGGCTATGTATGGGGTAGAACAGATCAACGAATAGAAATTCCCATTAAAAATGAAAAAAATCGAGTAGAGACGTTCCGGCGTAACGTCTCTACTTATGGAGCATTAGACTAGAGAATGAAAGAGTTTATTGTCGAAGAATACGAGAGGGGAAATACAGAAAATACGATTAAGTTCATCAACTATTTACGCTCAAAAAGAAAAGGAAAAAGATTAGCTATATTTTGGGATGGAGCCACTTACCATGACTCAAAAGTATTTCGGGAATATTTAAGTATAGTAAATGAAGGGTTATTAGAAGAAGAATGGATAATTACTTGTCATAAATTCGCCCCTAATGCTCCAGAACAAAATCCCCTAGAAGATATTTGGCTACAAATTAAAAGCTTTATCAGACAATTCTACCATTTATGTAAATCTTTTAAAATAGTCAAGTGGCTATTTAAG
Above is a genomic segment from Ancylothrix sp. D3o containing:
- a CDS encoding transposase family protein, producing the protein MSDILNHIEEHPQETQRLIGLDYEQLQQLIQNAERLHHKKQASLESKKVRIIAGGGGRKPKLSLGEQIILTLVYLRHMTTFQLLGIQFGVSESTANNTFNYWLPQLRELLPCSLLEQVKKNAADYEIVKEILTEYELIVATYEQVRERPGDKDEQKKYFSGKKSNHTFMHSNNYYAKW
- a CDS encoding transposase family protein — encoded protein: MPNGRDIVDVVAGEPGPKSDITLFREERSQFDPQQRFKGDKAYVGEALITTPIKKLRNQELTTEEKEQNKAFSAKRIFVEHRIRSLKIFRLVQERFRLNPQKYEQVVLTICGIVRWRIRALILP
- a CDS encoding GUN4 domain-containing protein, with the translated sequence MRENTASPAPQTYDDLTGLSSQLRTAPEKTQIQLLQQFANPSEAAVEILMQFLSELSQQSVTPAAGKAYQMLLQSKQPKVTEFLTSHFPCGVIPLFSERDIDYKPLFELLARCEFEAADRLTIQLLCQLAGEGAVTRKWLYFTEIDNIPGGDLQTIDKLWFVYSEGKFGYRVQREMWLSLSKNWDKFWPKIGWKNGNNWTRYPQQFTWNLSAPRGHLPLSNQLRGVRTMEKLLNHPCWQSSL